A single genomic interval of Musa acuminata AAA Group cultivar baxijiao chromosome BXJ3-4, Cavendish_Baxijiao_AAA, whole genome shotgun sequence harbors:
- the LOC103981988 gene encoding probable WRKY transcription factor 12, translating to MEGGQGVGGSRCYLLDVPPVSRPSMVHQMEFEHPKENAQGLGFLVPPDGTPFLLSTDVVPFTNAAAASCDKSMSKPWSNEEVATSDSKGRNDQTGSCRDGGANSWWRSSSLEKGKVKVRRKMREPRFCFQTRSDVDVLDDGYKWRKYGQKVVKNSLHPRSYYRCTHSNCRVKKRVERLSEDCRMVITTYEGRHTHSPCDDASSSEHECFSSF from the exons ATGGAAGGAGGCCAGGGAGTAGGAGGTTCACGCTGCTATCTTCTTGATGTCCCTCCAGTCTCAAGGCCATCCATGGTGCACCAAATGGAGTTCGAGCATCCGAAGGAGAACGCCCAAGGCCTAGGATTCCTAGTTCCACCCGATGGAACTCCGTTTCTGCTATCGACTGATGTTGTTCCCTTCACTAACGCCGCTGCCGCTAGCTGTGACAAGTCCATGTCCAAGCCTTGGAGCAATGAGGAG GTGGCGACCTCCGATTCCAAAGGTCGCAATGATCAAACGGGCTCTTGCAGGGATGGTGGTGCCAATTCATG GTGGAGAAGCTCATCTTTGGAGAAGGGCAAGGTGAAGGTAAGAAGGAAGATGAGGGAGCCAAGGTTCTGCTTCCAAACGAGAAGCGATGTGGATGTGCTAGACGATGGCTACAAGTGGAGAAAATATGGGCAAAAGGTTGTGAAGAATAGCCTCCATCCGAG AAGCTACTATCGTTGCACTCATAGCAATTGCCGGGTGAAGAAAAGAGTCGAAAGATTGTCCGAAGATTGCCGGATGGTCATCACGACATATGAGGGCAGACACACTCATTCTCCTTGTGACGATGCGAGCTCTTCTGAACATGAATGTTTTAGCTCGTTTTAG